The Flammeovirgaceae bacterium genome contains a region encoding:
- a CDS encoding ABC transporter ATP-binding protein, with protein MSNALVSVSGIYKSYGSLEVLKGINLSINRGEVVAVVGASGAGKSTLLHIIGTLDTPDKGKVLIDDVDVFAYSAADLAAFRNRSVGFVFQFHNLLPEFSALENVMIPALIARQQVENAKARSRELLELLGIAGRLHHKPSELSGGEQQRVAVARALVNYPTLVLADEPSGNLDSKNARELHQLFFDLRKRFNQTFIIVTHNEEFASMADRKLVIRDGIIAS; from the coding sequence GTGAGTAACGCGCTTGTTTCAGTTTCCGGTATTTATAAATCCTATGGCTCCCTCGAGGTGCTTAAAGGAATTAATCTTTCTATAAACAGGGGAGAAGTTGTGGCTGTTGTAGGGGCTTCGGGAGCTGGTAAGAGTACCTTGTTGCACATTATCGGTACGCTGGATACACCTGATAAAGGCAAAGTTCTGATTGATGATGTTGACGTCTTTGCTTATTCGGCAGCCGATCTGGCTGCTTTCCGAAACCGCTCAGTGGGGTTTGTATTTCAGTTTCATAACCTGCTACCGGAGTTTTCAGCTTTGGAAAATGTGATGATACCCGCACTGATTGCCAGGCAGCAGGTTGAAAATGCAAAAGCACGGTCTAGGGAATTGCTTGAACTGTTGGGCATTGCTGGTCGATTGCATCATAAACCTTCCGAACTTTCGGGCGGGGAGCAGCAACGGGTAGCCGTTGCACGGGCGTTGGTTAATTACCCCACCCTGGTTTTAGCCGATGAACCGAGCGGGAACCTGGATTCGAAAAATGCCAGGGAGTTGCACCAGTTATTTTTTGATTTGCGCAAACGGTTTAATCAGACTTTCATTATTGTAACCCATAATGAAGAATTTGCTTCTATGGCCGACCGGAAACTGGTAATCCGCGATGGTATTATTGCTTCCTGA
- a CDS encoding phospho-sugar mutase → MTELLTTVKQKARQWLDSPVIDQETKNLVADLLSRPDPRELIDNFYKDLEFGTGGLRGIMGVGSNCMNKYTVGVATQGLSNYLLKRFPGKTIKVAIAHDCRNNSRYFSEVAAHVFSANGIDVYLFPDLRPTPILSYAIRYLRCDSGVVVTASHNPKEYNGYKAYWNDGAQVVPPHDKNIIAEVKAIRGFEEVKFNGRPEKIHTIGSEVETAYYKEVSKLIPRKEIVEQNRNIPIVYSSLHGSGITMIPECLHQMGFTNVHIVEEQQKPDGNFPTVKSPNPEERSAMEMAIQKGRAVGASVVMATDPDTDRVGIGVRKPDGEFILLNGNQAFSLMMWFIMKNLSDKTNAYVVKTIVTSELVDTMAKNYGIECYNTLTGFKYIAELMRNLEGHKKFIAAGEESYGYMVGDFVRDKDAVSACAFFAAMAACAADEGKSLYDWLIDMYAEHAFYKEGLINITKKGQQGEQEIKAMMEHFRKNPPDSIAGSKIVRILDYKVLKETNRVSGEIKRLDFPESDVLQFYLEDGTKISVRPSGTEPKIKYYISVNTRLKSPKEYDAVSRQLDQQIQSIEQFLLKI, encoded by the coding sequence ATGACTGAACTGCTAACAACTGTAAAACAGAAAGCCCGGCAATGGCTGGATAGCCCTGTTATTGATCAGGAAACCAAAAACCTCGTGGCCGATTTGCTGAGCCGCCCCGACCCGCGTGAACTGATCGATAATTTCTATAAAGACCTGGAGTTTGGAACCGGGGGCTTACGGGGTATTATGGGTGTTGGTTCAAATTGCATGAACAAATACACCGTAGGCGTGGCCACCCAGGGGTTGAGTAACTACCTGCTTAAACGTTTTCCAGGAAAAACTATAAAAGTGGCTATCGCCCACGACTGCCGCAACAACAGCCGGTATTTTAGCGAAGTGGCTGCCCACGTATTTTCGGCAAACGGCATTGATGTGTACCTGTTTCCGGATTTACGCCCTACGCCTATCCTCTCTTATGCCATCCGGTACCTGCGATGTGATTCAGGTGTAGTGGTTACCGCATCGCACAACCCGAAAGAATACAACGGGTACAAAGCATATTGGAATGACGGGGCACAGGTAGTTCCCCCGCACGACAAAAACATCATTGCCGAAGTAAAGGCCATTCGCGGGTTTGAAGAGGTTAAGTTTAACGGAAGACCCGAAAAAATTCACACCATCGGTTCTGAAGTTGAAACTGCTTATTACAAAGAGGTCAGCAAACTTATACCCCGCAAGGAAATTGTTGAGCAAAACCGGAATATCCCCATTGTTTATTCCAGTTTGCATGGTTCCGGAATTACCATGATACCGGAGTGTTTACACCAGATGGGTTTTACCAACGTTCACATCGTAGAAGAGCAACAAAAACCTGATGGCAATTTTCCTACGGTAAAATCGCCTAACCCCGAAGAACGCTCGGCCATGGAAATGGCTATCCAAAAAGGACGGGCTGTTGGCGCCAGCGTGGTAATGGCCACCGACCCGGACACCGACCGTGTTGGCATAGGCGTACGCAAACCTGACGGTGAATTTATCTTGCTGAATGGCAACCAGGCTTTTAGCCTGATGATGTGGTTTATCATGAAAAACCTGTCCGATAAAACCAATGCATATGTAGTTAAAACCATTGTTACCAGCGAACTGGTGGACACCATGGCTAAAAACTACGGCATCGAATGCTACAATACCTTAACAGGATTCAAATACATTGCTGAACTGATGCGCAACCTGGAAGGCCATAAGAAATTTATTGCCGCTGGCGAAGAAAGTTACGGTTACATGGTGGGCGATTTTGTGCGCGATAAAGATGCCGTTTCAGCCTGTGCCTTCTTCGCGGCTATGGCGGCTTGTGCGGCTGATGAAGGCAAATCGTTGTACGACTGGCTGATTGACATGTATGCGGAGCACGCCTTTTATAAAGAAGGGTTAATCAACATCACCAAAAAGGGTCAGCAGGGTGAACAGGAAATAAAAGCCATGATGGAACACTTCCGCAAGAACCCGCCTGATTCCATAGCCGGTAGTAAAATCGTTCGCATACTTGATTATAAGGTGTTAAAAGAAACCAACCGGGTAAGCGGTGAAATAAAGCGGTTAGACTTCCCCGAGTCCGATGTGCTGCAGTTTTACCTGGAAGACGGCACCAAAATTTCCGTGAGGCCATCGGGTACGGAACCAAAAATCAAGTACTACATCAGCGTAAATACAAGGCTCAAGTCTCCGAAGGAATATGATGCAGTTAGTCGCCAGCTTGACCAGCAGATTCAGTCCATCGAACAATTTTTACTGAAAATTTAA
- a CDS encoding DUF1572 family protein has protein sequence MEKDFLASLIKLFDRELTTLEKEINLYPSEENIWKLGGEIKNTAGNLCLHLCGNLQHFIGTVLGHSGYVRNRDYEFAARSLTREHLLREVQTTREVVKSTLTKLDEAILQKEYPLQTLGYPMTTSYFLVHLYGHLNYHLGQINYHRRLIA, from the coding sequence ATGGAAAAAGACTTTCTTGCCTCGTTGATAAAACTTTTCGATCGCGAACTCACCACCTTGGAAAAGGAGATTAACCTGTATCCATCCGAAGAAAACATTTGGAAACTAGGCGGTGAGATAAAAAACACAGCCGGCAACCTGTGCCTGCACCTGTGCGGCAACTTGCAGCACTTTATCGGCACGGTATTGGGTCACTCAGGGTACGTGCGCAACCGCGATTATGAATTTGCCGCCCGCAGTTTAACCCGTGAGCACTTGCTCCGTGAAGTTCAAACCACCCGAGAAGTTGTTAAATCAACCCTTACAAAACTAGATGAAGCCATACTCCAAAAGGAGTATCCGTTGCAAACATTAGGTTATCCTATGACGACCTCGTACTTCCTGGTACACCTATACGGTCACCTGAATTATCATTTAGGCCAAATCAACTACCACCGCAGGCTCATTGCCTGA
- the hppD gene encoding 4-hydroxyphenylpyruvate dioxygenase, with amino-acid sequence MATDFLPINGTDHIEFYVGNAKQSALYYQYAFGFNLIAYAGPETGVRDRASYVLRQGKITLVLTTSLQPDSEISEHVRKHGDGVKVLALWVDDARKSFEETVMRGAEIARKPEVLTDEFGEVVVSSIKTYGETIHTFVERKNYKGPFLPGYKPRQSNYKAQPIGLKYVDHCVGNVELGKMNTWVEFYEKVMGFSLLVTFDDKDISTEYSALMSKVVSNGNGYIKFPINEPAQGKKKSQIEEYLDYYKGPGVQHIAIATDDIIHTVGELRRRGVEFLYVPETYYEDVLDRVGKINESLEELKKLNILIDRDEEGYLLQIFTKPVQDRPTVFFEIIERNGAKSFGKGNFKALFESIEREQALRGNL; translated from the coding sequence ATGGCAACCGATTTTCTACCCATTAACGGCACCGACCACATTGAATTTTATGTAGGCAATGCCAAACAATCAGCCTTGTATTATCAGTATGCCTTCGGATTCAACCTGATAGCCTATGCCGGCCCTGAAACCGGTGTGCGCGACCGGGCCTCGTACGTGTTGCGGCAGGGTAAGATTACGCTGGTGCTGACTACCTCGCTACAGCCTGATTCGGAAATCTCCGAGCACGTGCGCAAACATGGCGATGGTGTAAAAGTACTCGCCTTGTGGGTAGACGATGCCCGCAAATCGTTTGAAGAAACCGTAATGCGGGGAGCCGAAATCGCCCGCAAACCCGAAGTGCTTACCGATGAATTCGGTGAGGTAGTGGTTTCATCAATAAAAACCTATGGCGAAACCATTCACACGTTTGTGGAACGCAAGAATTACAAAGGCCCCTTCCTGCCCGGATACAAACCGCGGCAAAGCAATTACAAGGCACAGCCTATCGGGTTAAAATATGTTGACCACTGCGTGGGCAATGTGGAATTGGGCAAGATGAACACCTGGGTGGAGTTTTATGAAAAAGTAATGGGCTTCAGCCTGCTGGTAACGTTTGATGATAAAGACATTTCCACCGAGTACAGCGCACTTATGTCAAAAGTGGTTTCGAACGGAAACGGGTACATTAAGTTTCCGATTAACGAACCTGCCCAGGGCAAGAAAAAGTCGCAGATAGAAGAGTATCTTGATTATTACAAAGGACCCGGAGTGCAGCACATTGCCATCGCTACCGATGACATCATCCACACCGTTGGCGAATTGCGGAGGCGCGGGGTTGAGTTTCTGTATGTGCCGGAAACCTATTACGAGGATGTGCTCGACAGGGTCGGAAAAATAAATGAGAGTCTGGAGGAACTTAAGAAGCTGAATATCCTCATCGACCGGGATGAAGAAGGGTATCTGTTGCAGATATTTACCAAACCCGTACAGGACAGGCCTACCGTGTTCTTTGAAATCATTGAACGCAATGGGGCCAAATCATTCGGTAAGGGTAACTTCAAAGCCTTGTTTGAATCCATTGAACGTGAGCAGGCGTTGCGGGGGAATCTCTGA
- the mtaB gene encoding tRNA (N(6)-L-threonylcarbamoyladenosine(37)-C(2))-methylthiotransferase MtaB, translating into MKKVAFYTLGCKLNYSETSTISRMFEQKGYIKADFTDKPDIFIINTCSVTENADKKCRKVVREARAISPEAYIAIIGCYAQLKPQEIAEIPGVDAVLGAAEKFRLIELLDGFVRKPRAEVYASDIESVNTFNTSYSLHDRTRTFLKVQDGCDYSCSFCTIPLARGSSRSDTIENIVKAARSLAKTEVKEIVLTGVNTGDFGIQAGQRKEQFIDLIRALDDVEGIDRFRISSIEPNLLTDEIIEFVATSKRFVPHFHIPLQSGSDKILKLMRRRYLRQVYQSRVDKIKSAMPHGCIGVDVIVGFPGETHEDFLETYNFLNELNISYLHVFTYSERDNTLAATLPGRVPEKERAERSKMLHILSDKKRRRFYEENVGRQATVLFENDIENGRMHGFTENYIRVAATYDPILINELKTVRLTGINATGLMEAEEVNTPVLLH; encoded by the coding sequence ATGAAAAAAGTCGCGTTTTATACCCTGGGTTGCAAGCTTAACTATTCCGAAACATCCACCATTTCGCGGATGTTCGAGCAGAAGGGCTATATAAAAGCCGACTTCACCGATAAGCCGGATATCTTCATTATCAATACCTGCAGCGTTACCGAAAATGCCGATAAGAAATGCCGCAAAGTAGTGCGTGAAGCCCGGGCCATTTCGCCCGAGGCTTATATCGCCATCATCGGGTGCTATGCACAGCTTAAACCACAGGAAATTGCCGAAATACCGGGAGTGGATGCTGTACTGGGGGCGGCCGAAAAATTCAGGCTTATTGAACTGCTGGATGGATTTGTGCGCAAACCCAGGGCCGAAGTATATGCTTCTGATATAGAATCGGTAAACACGTTTAATACATCTTATTCGCTGCACGACCGTACCCGAACTTTTTTAAAGGTGCAGGACGGCTGCGATTACTCCTGTTCATTCTGTACTATTCCGCTTGCCCGCGGCAGCAGCCGCAGCGATACCATCGAGAACATAGTAAAGGCAGCACGCAGCCTGGCTAAAACTGAAGTGAAGGAAATTGTGCTTACCGGGGTGAACACCGGTGATTTCGGCATTCAGGCGGGCCAGCGTAAAGAACAGTTTATTGACCTGATACGTGCATTGGATGATGTGGAGGGAATAGACCGGTTTCGGATTTCTTCCATTGAACCCAACCTCCTCACCGATGAGATTATCGAATTTGTGGCAACCAGCAAACGCTTTGTGCCGCACTTTCATATTCCACTCCAATCCGGCTCCGATAAAATTTTAAAACTGATGCGCAGGCGGTACCTGCGCCAGGTCTATCAGAGCCGGGTTGATAAGATCAAATCAGCAATGCCGCATGGCTGTATCGGAGTGGATGTGATTGTCGGGTTTCCCGGAGAAACGCATGAGGACTTCCTCGAAACCTACAATTTCCTGAACGAACTGAATATCTCCTACCTGCACGTTTTCACCTATTCCGAACGGGATAACACGCTGGCCGCAACCCTGCCCGGTCGGGTGCCCGAAAAAGAGCGGGCGGAACGTTCAAAAATGCTTCATATACTTTCCGATAAAAAGCGCAGGCGATTTTACGAAGAGAATGTCGGCCGCCAGGCTACCGTACTTTTTGAAAACGATATTGAAAACGGGCGGATGCACGGTTTTACCGAAAACTACATCCGCGTGGCAGCCACTTACGATCCTATTCTGATAAATGAGCTGAAAACCGTGCGCCTTACGGGCATCAATGCCACCGGATTGATGGAAGCTGAAGAGGTTAACACCCCTGTTTTGTTGCATTAA